A single genomic interval of halophilic archaeon DL31 harbors:
- a CDS encoding hypothetical protein (KEGG: hla:Hlac_0458 hypothetical protein), with translation MDVGFIHSGVFFGHIMILRKIKQLLGLGSNDSSRRSETDVVVQEDSSEPDTETEAAVKGVGKTDEADNGQAEEVDGDVDDPVATGTEAAASTESLVDEEEAEVHPESSAEPAEAAGPGADEKRTDIEEAEPDTDAADVEENVDGATAEEADLEEAADGTSVDDIKGIGPAYSKRLGEVGINTVTELAEADPAELAERVTVAEKTVAKWVDRAKEFGN, from the coding sequence GTGGACGTTGGCTTTATACACTCCGGGGTCTTCTTCGGGCACATCATGATACTCCGCAAGATTAAGCAGCTCCTCGGACTGGGGAGCAACGACAGTAGCCGGCGCTCCGAAACGGATGTCGTCGTGCAGGAGGATTCCTCTGAACCCGACACCGAAACCGAAGCCGCGGTGAAGGGCGTCGGCAAGACGGACGAAGCCGACAACGGACAGGCTGAGGAAGTCGACGGCGACGTGGACGATCCCGTCGCTACGGGCACCGAGGCAGCCGCCTCGACTGAATCACTCGTCGACGAGGAGGAGGCAGAGGTGCACCCTGAATCCAGCGCCGAGCCGGCTGAGGCTGCCGGGCCGGGCGCCGATGAGAAGCGTACTGACATCGAGGAGGCCGAACCCGACACGGACGCCGCGGACGTCGAAGAGAACGTCGACGGTGCCACCGCGGAGGAGGCCGACCTGGAGGAAGCGGCGGACGGGACCTCCGTGGACGACATCAAAGGAATCGGTCCAGCCTACTCCAAGCGCTTGGGGGAGGTCGGGATCAACACCGTTACTGAGCTGGCCGAAGCCGACCCCGCGGAGCTCGCCGAGCGCGTCACGGTCGCCGAGAAAACCGTCGCGAAGTGGGTCGACCGCGCGAAGGAATTCGGTAACTGA
- a CDS encoding Shikimate dehydrogenase (TIGRFAM: Quinate/shikimate 5-dehydrogenase~HAMAP: Shikimate dehydrogenase~KEGG: hbo:Hbor_25040 shikimate dehydrogenase~PFAM: Shikimate dehydrogenase substrate binding, N-terminal; Quinate/shikimate 5-dehydrogenase/glutamyl-tRNA reductase), whose amino-acid sequence MQVYGLVGSPVEHSLSPPMHEAAYEELGLDARYVTLEPDADRLDEAFAGADALGVAGLNVTVPFKQDALAHVEPSPTAEAVGAINTIDFGPETPVGYNTDVSGVTRSFAHHDVTIDGSSAVVVGAGGAGRAAAYALADTGATVHVANRTVERATELATTFSEFGVTGAGLGSLESTVPDADLVVNATSVGMEEDASPVPAALLHEDLAVLDAVYAPLETRLLRDAAAVGATTIDGAWMLLYQGVEAFERWTGETAPVDVMNDALRSHL is encoded by the coding sequence ATGCAGGTCTACGGACTCGTCGGCTCCCCAGTCGAACACTCCCTCTCACCGCCGATGCATGAAGCGGCCTACGAGGAACTCGGTCTGGACGCGCGGTACGTCACACTGGAACCCGACGCCGACAGGCTCGACGAGGCGTTCGCCGGCGCGGACGCGCTGGGTGTGGCTGGGCTCAACGTCACCGTCCCGTTCAAGCAGGATGCACTGGCCCACGTCGAACCCTCGCCGACAGCCGAAGCGGTAGGCGCAATCAACACCATCGATTTCGGGCCTGAGACACCCGTCGGCTACAACACCGACGTCTCTGGAGTCACCCGATCTTTCGCCCATCACGACGTCACCATCGATGGGTCATCGGCTGTCGTCGTCGGTGCCGGGGGGGCCGGCCGAGCAGCAGCGTACGCACTGGCAGACACCGGCGCAACCGTCCACGTCGCCAATCGCACCGTAGAGCGCGCAACGGAGCTGGCCACCACGTTCAGCGAGTTTGGTGTGACTGGTGCGGGACTGGGCAGCCTCGAGTCAACGGTCCCGGATGCTGACCTCGTGGTCAACGCCACGAGCGTCGGGATGGAGGAGGACGCCTCACCCGTACCAGCAGCGCTTCTCCACGAGGATCTGGCGGTGCTCGATGCCGTCTACGCTCCACTGGAGACCCGGCTGCTCCGCGACGCAGCTGCGGTTGGTGCGACAACCATCGATGGGGCGTGGATGCTGCTCTACCAAGGCGTGGAGGCGTTCGAGCGCTGGACCGGTGAGACAGCGCCCGTTGACGTGATGAACGACGCCCTGCGAAGCCACCTCTGA
- a CDS encoding sodium/calcium exchanger membrane region (PFAM: Sodium/calcium exchanger membrane region~KEGG: htu:Htur_2005 sodium/calcium exchanger membrane region), protein MNRKILAILAAAVALTLPWLVSFAGGAAAGYSTLVTVTMSGIGVLGASFLLTWGAETAEKDVPRAFAIAVLAILAVAPEYAVDALYAWNAGQFAGTPRGIEAGNLAVANMTGANRILIGIGWAGIALFTIFRSGAATDPTVTRKDGFLSDTISLDKDIGLEIVFLLLATVWAFLVPLGGGIDIFDTVFLVTLYVAYILIILRGDPEEVEENVGVPAALQRLAKPKRIAAVLALFVYSGLVIFTAVEPFAHGLEGLGKQVGVPPFFMIQWIAPLASESPELIAVAVLVNKARSTAGFNALISSKLNQWTLLIGTLAVVYSIALGQYGVLSFDDKQAAEIWITAAQSLFAVALIVNLEISVREALVLFLLFISQVVLEFLILQEYIAIGLSTHDLLIGFAAVYVVLALGLFISRRKAFARQLKGASRTIQEAFSDTTSETP, encoded by the coding sequence ATGAATCGGAAAATACTCGCGATTCTTGCGGCCGCGGTCGCGTTGACGCTCCCCTGGCTGGTGAGCTTCGCCGGCGGGGCGGCAGCCGGCTACTCGACGCTCGTGACGGTCACGATGAGCGGTATCGGCGTGCTCGGCGCGTCGTTCCTCCTGACCTGGGGCGCCGAGACCGCCGAGAAAGACGTGCCGCGGGCTTTCGCTATCGCCGTGCTGGCGATCCTGGCGGTGGCCCCGGAGTACGCCGTCGACGCACTCTACGCCTGGAACGCCGGCCAGTTCGCGGGCACCCCCCGCGGGATTGAGGCCGGCAACCTCGCGGTGGCGAACATGACTGGGGCCAACCGCATCCTCATCGGAATCGGCTGGGCCGGCATCGCGCTGTTCACCATCTTCCGGTCCGGGGCCGCGACGGATCCGACGGTCACGAGGAAGGACGGATTTCTCTCCGACACCATCTCGCTGGACAAGGATATCGGGCTGGAAATCGTCTTCCTCCTGCTGGCGACGGTTTGGGCGTTCCTGGTCCCGCTCGGCGGCGGCATCGACATCTTCGACACGGTGTTCCTGGTCACACTCTACGTCGCCTACATCCTCATTATTCTCCGGGGCGACCCCGAGGAAGTTGAGGAAAACGTTGGCGTGCCCGCAGCGCTCCAGCGGCTGGCGAAACCCAAACGTATTGCCGCGGTGCTCGCCCTGTTCGTTTACTCGGGCCTGGTCATCTTCACCGCCGTCGAGCCGTTCGCCCACGGGCTGGAGGGGCTCGGCAAGCAGGTCGGCGTCCCGCCGTTCTTCATGATTCAATGGATTGCGCCGCTGGCTTCGGAGTCGCCGGAGCTCATTGCGGTGGCCGTGCTCGTGAACAAGGCGCGCTCGACGGCCGGATTCAACGCGCTCATCTCCTCGAAGCTGAACCAGTGGACGCTGCTCATCGGCACGCTTGCGGTGGTTTACTCCATCGCGCTCGGCCAGTACGGCGTCCTTTCCTTTGACGACAAGCAGGCCGCGGAGATCTGGATCACCGCCGCCCAGTCGCTGTTCGCGGTGGCGCTCATCGTGAATCTCGAAATCTCGGTGCGGGAGGCGCTGGTGTTGTTCCTCTTGTTCATCTCGCAGGTAGTGCTCGAGTTCCTCATCCTGCAGGAGTACATTGCCATCGGCCTCTCGACGCACGACCTGCTCATCGGCTTCGCGGCCGTCTACGTCGTGCTGGCGCTTGGGCTGTTCATTAGTCGGCGGAAGGCGTTCGCCCGACAGCTCAAGGGAGCATCCAGGACCATTCAGGAAGCCTTCTCGGACACCACTTCGGAGACTCCCTAA
- a CDS encoding D-tyrosyl-tRNA(Tyr) deacylase (KEGG: hvo:HVO_0716 hypothetical protein~HAMAP: D-tyrosyl-tRNA(Tyr) deacylase~PFAM: D-aminoacyl-tRNA deacylase) — protein MTIAIVVSRDDRASAHIGEQLLAQADWTEHEDESRPDAEGGGTYYRSGPYELREFDALHIDIDDPAPAFSEAPDLIIFVSQHSGETGALLTGHFTGNFGDAEYGGNDRELTETAPSALSAYLSALAAHAPDGYDVAVEGTHHGPTGLDTPSLFAELGSSDEQWDNPAGARAVGQAVLALRGVAPHRDRQLLGIGGGHYAPRFGRVIRETPWAVGHIASDWQLAELGHPRTTEAREVLASAFERSGAEHALFDGDHPELRSAVEEMGYRVVSETWVRTVGHQPLDLVESLEDELSTVDSGLRFGSRSPDDPAGWERMSLPDALVKEAQNVDPETTRAAVEAATVAFETVENGTRARGNAAFAADGAEDAYRELIDALAAVLRESYDEVVVGEKTVLASEEAFDPEKAQRLGISEGPKMGMLAGGQAVEVNGQQVPPKAVQSQREFEFSV, from the coding sequence ATGACTATCGCCATCGTCGTCTCCCGCGACGACCGCGCGTCCGCCCATATCGGCGAGCAGCTGCTCGCACAGGCGGACTGGACGGAACATGAGGACGAGAGCCGTCCCGACGCCGAAGGGGGCGGCACCTACTACCGGAGCGGCCCGTACGAACTCCGGGAGTTCGACGCGCTCCATATCGATATCGACGACCCCGCGCCGGCGTTCAGCGAGGCACCCGACCTGATTATCTTCGTCTCCCAGCACTCCGGTGAGACGGGCGCGCTGCTGACCGGCCACTTCACGGGCAACTTCGGCGACGCGGAGTACGGCGGGAACGATAGGGAACTCACTGAAACCGCACCCAGCGCACTCTCGGCCTACTTGAGCGCGCTCGCTGCCCACGCGCCAGATGGCTACGACGTGGCTGTCGAAGGCACCCACCACGGCCCGACGGGACTCGACACCCCGTCGCTGTTCGCGGAACTCGGCAGCAGCGACGAGCAGTGGGACAACCCCGCCGGCGCCCGCGCCGTTGGGCAGGCCGTGCTCGCACTCCGCGGCGTCGCCCCCCACCGTGACCGACAGCTCCTGGGAATCGGTGGCGGTCACTACGCCCCGCGGTTCGGCAGAGTGATTCGAGAAACGCCATGGGCAGTCGGCCACATCGCCAGCGACTGGCAACTAGCGGAACTCGGCCACCCCCGAACCACCGAGGCCCGCGAGGTGCTCGCCTCGGCGTTCGAGCGCAGCGGCGCCGAGCACGCGCTGTTCGACGGCGACCACCCCGAACTCCGTTCGGCCGTCGAGGAGATGGGGTACCGGGTTGTGAGCGAGACGTGGGTTCGGACTGTCGGCCACCAGCCGCTGGATCTGGTCGAATCACTCGAGGACGAGCTCTCGACGGTCGATTCCGGCTTGCGGTTCGGTTCCCGCTCGCCCGACGACCCTGCGGGGTGGGAGCGAATGAGCCTCCCCGATGCGCTGGTGAAGGAAGCACAGAACGTCGACCCCGAGACCACCCGGGCGGCCGTCGAGGCAGCGACAGTCGCCTTCGAAACCGTCGAGAACGGGACTCGCGCGCGCGGCAACGCGGCGTTCGCCGCCGATGGCGCCGAGGATGCATACCGGGAGTTAATCGACGCACTGGCTGCCGTCCTGCGTGAGTCCTACGACGAGGTCGTGGTCGGCGAAAAAACCGTACTGGCGAGTGAGGAGGCGTTCGACCCAGAGAAAGCCCAGCGGCTGGGTATCTCCGAGGGACCGAAGATGGGGATGCTCGCGGGCGGGCAGGCTGTCGAGGTAAACGGCCAACAGGTGCCACCGAAGGCAGTCCAGAGCCAACGAGAGTTCGAATTCTCGGTCTGA
- a CDS encoding cell division protein FtsZ (KEGG: hla:Hlac_0901 cell division protein FtsZ~TIGRFAM: Cell division protein FtsZ, N-terminal~PFAM: Tubulin/FtsZ, GTPase domain; Tubulin/FtsZ, 2-layer sandwich domain), whose translation MDSIVEDAIDEAEGAAGESAPPEAEEEATPSEQSDSDAPRSGKMTDEQLQEVLQDLKTNITVVGCGGAGGNTVNRMHEEGIHGAKLVAANTDVQHLVSIEADTKILMGKEKTQGRGAGSLPQVGEEAAIESQEEIKDSIAGSDMVFVTAGLGGGTGTGSAPVVAKAAQAAGALTISIVTTPFTAEGEVRRTNAEAGLERLRDVSDTVIVVPNDRLLDAVGKLPVKQAFKISDEVLMRSVKGITELITKPGLVNLDFADVRTVMEKGGVAMIGLGESDTEEKAQDSVQSALRSPLLDVDISGANSALVNVTGGSDMSIGEAEGVVEEIYDRIDPDARIIWGTSVDEEVEGRMRTMIVVTGVESPQIYGGNERAERAPSEEQLREMQGEQ comes from the coding sequence ATGGATTCCATCGTAGAGGACGCGATAGACGAGGCAGAGGGTGCGGCCGGGGAATCTGCCCCACCCGAGGCCGAGGAGGAAGCGACTCCCTCCGAGCAATCCGATAGCGACGCACCCCGGTCAGGGAAGATGACCGACGAGCAACTGCAGGAAGTACTGCAGGACCTCAAAACCAACATCACGGTGGTGGGCTGTGGCGGTGCGGGCGGCAACACAGTCAACCGGATGCACGAGGAGGGGATTCACGGCGCGAAGCTAGTCGCGGCCAACACCGACGTGCAACACCTGGTCTCAATCGAAGCCGACACGAAGATCCTGATGGGCAAGGAGAAGACCCAGGGCCGCGGGGCGGGTTCGCTCCCCCAAGTGGGCGAAGAGGCCGCTATCGAGTCTCAAGAGGAGATCAAGGACTCCATCGCCGGCTCGGACATGGTGTTCGTCACCGCTGGACTCGGCGGCGGTACCGGGACTGGCTCGGCACCCGTCGTCGCCAAGGCTGCCCAAGCGGCGGGCGCCCTGACGATTTCCATTGTCACCACGCCGTTCACCGCGGAGGGGGAGGTCCGGCGAACCAACGCGGAGGCAGGCCTCGAGCGCCTGCGCGACGTGTCCGACACCGTCATCGTCGTCCCCAACGACCGCCTGCTCGACGCCGTCGGCAAACTGCCGGTCAAACAGGCGTTCAAAATCTCCGACGAAGTGCTGATGCGGTCGGTCAAGGGCATCACCGAACTCATCACCAAGCCTGGCCTGGTCAACCTCGACTTCGCCGACGTTCGCACGGTCATGGAGAAGGGTGGCGTCGCGATGATTGGCCTCGGCGAGTCCGACACCGAAGAGAAAGCCCAAGACTCGGTCCAGTCTGCGCTCAGGTCGCCGCTGTTGGACGTGGACATCTCCGGTGCCAACTCTGCGCTGGTCAACGTCACCGGCGGCTCGGACATGTCCATCGGCGAGGCAGAAGGTGTCGTCGAGGAGATCTACGACCGCATCGACCCCGACGCCCGGATCATCTGGGGCACCTCCGTCGACGAGGAGGTCGAGGGCCGGATGCGAACCATGATCGTCGTGACTGGGGTGGAGTCGCCTCAGATTTACGGCGGCAACGAGCGGGCTGAGCGTGCCCCGTCTGAGGAGCAGCTGCGGGAGATGCAGGGCGAGCAGTAG
- a CDS encoding Preprotein translocase subunit secE (KEGG: hvo:HVO_0718 preprotein translocase sec61 subunit gamma~TIGRFAM: Protein translocase SEC61 complex gamma subunit~HAMAP: Preprotein translocase subunit secE), which yields MDVKYDLSDYIRVLKLASTPEWEEFSMVAKIAGAGIFLIGFLGFVIFAVMSFLPGAA from the coding sequence ATGGACGTCAAATACGACCTCTCGGACTATATTCGCGTGCTCAAGCTCGCGAGCACCCCCGAGTGGGAGGAGTTCTCGATGGTCGCCAAGATCGCCGGAGCCGGCATCTTCCTCATCGGCTTTCTCGGCTTCGTCATCTTCGCGGTTATGAGCTTCCTCCCGGGGGCCGCGTAG
- a CDS encoding NusG antitermination factor (TIGRFAM: Ribosomal protein L26e, archaeal~PFAM: KOW~KEGG: hvo:HVO_0719 transcription antitermination protein NusG-like protein~SMART: Transcription antitermination protein, NusG, N-terminal; KOW), with protein sequence MPIFAVKTTARQEETVADMIASKEMAEIHAVLAPDSLTSYVMVEADDDSIIERILEEIPHARGMVPGTSSMTEVEHFLSPTPDVEGIAEGDIVELIAGPFKGEKARVQRIDEGKDQVTVELYEATVPIPVTVRGDQIRVLDSDER encoded by the coding sequence ATGCCGATCTTCGCCGTCAAGACGACTGCGCGTCAGGAAGAGACTGTCGCGGACATGATCGCGAGCAAGGAGATGGCCGAGATCCACGCCGTCCTCGCGCCGGACTCGCTCACCTCATATGTGATGGTCGAAGCCGATGACGACTCGATTATCGAGCGCATCCTCGAGGAGATTCCCCACGCCCGAGGTATGGTGCCAGGAACCTCCTCGATGACGGAGGTCGAGCACTTCCTCTCGCCAACTCCGGACGTGGAGGGTATCGCGGAGGGGGACATCGTCGAACTCATCGCCGGCCCGTTCAAGGGCGAGAAGGCGCGTGTCCAACGAATCGACGAAGGGAAAGACCAGGTGACGGTCGAACTCTACGAAGCGACGGTTCCGATTCCGGTGACGGTTCGGGGCGACCAGATTCGCGTACTGGACTCCGACGAGCGGTAG
- a CDS encoding Nucleotidyl transferase (PFAM: Nucleotidyl transferase~KEGG: hbo:Hbor_22650 nucleoside-diphosphate-sugar pyrophosphorylase family protein), whose translation MKAIVLAGGYATRLWPITRNRPKMFLPVGDGTVIDDVFRDLEADERVDEVYVSTNERFGESFEEYLAESEFEKPVVSVEETVEEDEKFGVIGALAQLIDRENLDDDLMVVAGDNLISFDLAEFGNFFQEKGTPCIAAYDVGSKERAKSYGLVDLDGDRIVDFQEKPDEPKSTLVSIACYAFPQETLPKFETYLAGENNPDEPGWFIQWLQSREAVHAFTFDGAWFDIGTPDSYLEAVAWKLGGENLVADDATVENSELGENVHVMSGATIEGSSVNRSVIFEDVSITDTELERSIVDESCEIKGMHLCDALIGAHSEISHE comes from the coding sequence ATGAAGGCAATCGTTCTTGCCGGCGGCTATGCGACGCGACTCTGGCCTATCACCCGCAACCGGCCCAAGATGTTCCTCCCGGTCGGAGATGGAACGGTCATCGACGACGTATTCAGGGACCTGGAGGCCGACGAGCGGGTTGATGAGGTCTACGTTTCGACCAACGAGCGCTTTGGCGAGTCTTTCGAGGAGTATCTCGCCGAGAGCGAGTTCGAGAAGCCGGTCGTCTCCGTCGAAGAGACCGTCGAAGAAGACGAGAAGTTCGGCGTCATTGGCGCGCTCGCCCAACTCATCGACCGCGAAAACCTCGACGACGACCTCATGGTTGTCGCTGGCGACAACCTCATCTCGTTCGACCTCGCGGAGTTCGGGAACTTTTTCCAGGAGAAGGGGACGCCCTGTATCGCCGCCTACGACGTTGGTTCGAAGGAACGCGCGAAATCCTACGGGCTGGTGGACCTCGACGGCGACCGCATCGTCGACTTCCAGGAGAAACCCGACGAACCCAAGAGCACGCTGGTCTCCATCGCCTGCTATGCGTTCCCCCAGGAGACACTGCCGAAGTTCGAAACCTACCTTGCTGGCGAGAACAACCCCGACGAGCCCGGGTGGTTCATCCAGTGGCTCCAGTCACGGGAGGCCGTTCACGCCTTCACGTTCGACGGCGCCTGGTTCGACATCGGCACGCCGGATAGCTATCTCGAAGCCGTCGCCTGGAAGCTGGGCGGGGAGAACCTGGTCGCCGACGATGCGACTGTCGAGAACAGCGAGCTCGGGGAGAACGTCCACGTGATGTCCGGCGCGACGATTGAAGGCAGTAGCGTCAACCGGAGCGTAATCTTCGAAGACGTCAGCATCACTGATACGGAACTGGAGCGCTCTATCGTCGACGAGTCTTGCGAGATTAAGGGGATGCACCTGTGCGACGCGCTCATCGGCGCACACTCAGAGATCAGCCACGAGTAA
- a CDS encoding hypothetical protein (KEGG: hsl:OE1577R hypothetical protein), with protein MEESTTRQRIIEALREEPATPRQLSTSVGVPTSTVYEHVRHVAQSLENADEQFLVAPPACRACGFDGFDDPLNYPSRCPECRSERIAEPQFVIESA; from the coding sequence ATGGAGGAGTCGACCACCCGCCAACGCATTATCGAAGCCCTCCGCGAGGAGCCGGCGACGCCGCGACAGCTCTCTACGTCAGTGGGCGTCCCCACCAGCACCGTCTACGAACACGTCCGCCACGTCGCCCAGAGCCTCGAAAACGCCGACGAGCAGTTCCTCGTTGCACCACCAGCGTGTCGGGCGTGTGGGTTCGACGGCTTCGACGACCCGCTGAACTACCCCTCACGGTGTCCAGAATGTCGGAGCGAACGGATTGCGGAACCACAGTTCGTCATCGAGTCAGCGTAA
- a CDS encoding phosphoesterase RecJ domain protein (PFAM: Phosphoesterase, RecJ-like; Phosphoesterase, DHHA1~KEGG: hla:Hlac_0324 phosphoesterase RecJ domain protein): protein MVHRLVLGCGAVGFDLLSAMPRHGDLTVITADAVRAESLREADIDATQGDPTAPDDHISTPVDIVVVAGEDAERNFRAAEAAREAFPDALLVAYTGIDAEETAAAALDSFVDRTIDPVAALAGRVLDYATGPESERARGLKQALLNVAEPLAVVAHDNPDPDAIASAVALCRVAESFGVEAAACYSGEISHQENRALVNLLDLPMVHLGPGDIEAYGAIALVDHSRPGVNDSLPEDSDIDIVIDHHPPRGPVDGVFIDLRSEVGSTSTLLTQYLDWFDVPFDRKTATSLLYGIQVDTKEFTREVAEADFIAASLLIPAVDSDTLSRIESPSVSIETLSVLAAAIKHRTVQGGALSSCVGEIRDRDALAQAAERLLDMEAIHTTLVYGFMDETIYVSGRSRGGDLDLGETLRDAFGAIGDAGGHADMAGAQIPLGILGEVGAELTGSLGDVIEAVVEGRFFEALGDAPSAPTAENSIEYEYAPVGTASLSFAERVASAADVDFSDSTSEEDADEDA, encoded by the coding sequence ATGGTTCACCGGCTGGTCCTCGGCTGCGGCGCCGTCGGCTTCGACCTGCTTTCGGCGATGCCCCGCCACGGGGACCTGACGGTTATCACTGCCGACGCCGTGCGGGCAGAGAGCCTGCGCGAGGCGGATATCGACGCCACCCAGGGCGATCCGACGGCGCCCGACGATCACATCTCCACACCGGTAGATATCGTCGTCGTCGCCGGTGAGGATGCCGAGCGGAACTTCCGGGCCGCCGAAGCCGCTCGTGAGGCGTTCCCCGACGCACTACTCGTCGCCTACACCGGTATCGATGCCGAGGAGACGGCTGCGGCGGCGCTTGACTCATTCGTCGACCGCACGATCGACCCCGTCGCCGCGCTCGCGGGCCGAGTTCTCGACTACGCGACCGGCCCCGAAAGCGAGCGGGCACGGGGGCTCAAGCAGGCGCTGTTGAACGTTGCGGAGCCGCTCGCTGTCGTCGCCCACGACAACCCCGACCCCGACGCGATCGCGAGCGCTGTTGCCCTCTGCCGCGTCGCAGAGAGCTTCGGCGTCGAGGCGGCGGCTTGTTACTCCGGCGAGATATCCCACCAAGAGAACCGAGCATTAGTAAATCTCCTCGATCTTCCGATGGTCCACCTCGGGCCGGGGGATATCGAGGCGTACGGCGCCATTGCACTCGTGGACCACTCACGCCCGGGGGTCAACGACAGCCTGCCCGAGGACTCCGATATCGACATCGTTATCGACCACCACCCACCCCGGGGCCCCGTCGACGGCGTGTTCATCGATCTGCGGAGCGAGGTTGGCTCGACCAGTACGCTGCTGACCCAGTATCTCGACTGGTTCGACGTGCCGTTCGACCGGAAGACCGCGACCTCGCTGCTCTACGGGATTCAGGTCGACACCAAAGAGTTCACTCGCGAGGTCGCCGAGGCGGATTTCATCGCCGCCTCCCTGCTCATCCCCGCTGTTGACTCCGATACACTCTCACGAATCGAGTCACCCAGCGTCTCGATCGAGACGCTCTCCGTCCTCGCAGCCGCGATCAAGCACAGGACCGTGCAGGGCGGTGCGTTGTCGAGCTGTGTGGGCGAGATCCGCGATCGGGATGCGCTCGCCCAGGCAGCCGAGCGTCTGCTCGACATGGAGGCGATTCACACCACGCTCGTCTATGGGTTCATGGACGAGACCATCTACGTCTCGGGTCGCTCGCGTGGCGGAGATCTCGACCTCGGGGAGACGCTGCGGGACGCGTTCGGTGCAATCGGGGATGCCGGCGGCCACGCAGATATGGCGGGGGCCCAGATTCCGTTGGGCATTCTGGGGGAGGTCGGTGCCGAGTTGACCGGCTCGCTCGGCGACGTGATCGAAGCCGTTGTCGAGGGCCGATTCTTCGAGGCGTTAGGGGACGCCCCCAGCGCGCCCACAGCCGAGAACTCAATCGAGTATGAGTACGCCCCAGTGGGGACCGCCTCCCTCTCGTTCGCCGAACGGGTCGCCTCCGCCGCAGATGTTGATTTTTCCGACAGCACATCTGAGGAGGACGCTGACGAGGACGCCTGA
- a CDS encoding putative signal transduction protein with CBS domains (KEGG: hvo:HVO_0991 CBS/ParB domain-containing protein~PFAM: Cystathionine beta-synthase, core; ParB-like nuclease~SMART: Cystathionine beta-synthase, core; ParB-like nuclease) has translation MATRARVKEYMTREVATVSADDTVQEVARRIAESEGHNGFPVTDGRRVKGFISARDLLLADKDALLFTVMNENLVVAHPEMDVIDAARVILRSGIQKLPVVDDAGNLVGIISNTDVVRSQIERATPEKVGDLMETLQQIHDVTVTQERRTVRLDDLVPTQNRVYADELEGRSYELENGLAEPLVIIANATGRTERLLLTDGHHRALAADRLGIEEMDAYVIVVKAAGPVELGMERTAENEGLQSIDDVEVVDYARHPLIETTKRLQ, from the coding sequence ATGGCCACCAGAGCACGGGTCAAAGAGTACATGACCCGCGAAGTCGCGACCGTCTCCGCAGACGACACCGTCCAGGAGGTGGCACGTCGTATCGCCGAGAGCGAGGGCCACAACGGCTTTCCCGTCACCGACGGCCGCCGCGTCAAGGGGTTCATCTCCGCCCGCGATCTGTTGCTGGCCGACAAGGACGCCCTCCTCTTCACCGTGATGAACGAGAACCTCGTCGTTGCCCATCCGGAGATGGACGTCATCGACGCCGCGCGCGTCATCCTCAGGTCGGGTATTCAGAAACTCCCGGTCGTCGACGACGCCGGGAACCTCGTCGGCATCATCTCCAACACAGATGTAGTCAGGAGCCAAATCGAGCGAGCAACCCCCGAGAAGGTCGGCGATTTGATGGAAACGCTCCAGCAGATCCACGACGTGACCGTCACCCAGGAGCGCCGGACCGTGAGGCTGGATGATCTCGTTCCCACACAGAACCGCGTGTACGCTGACGAACTCGAAGGCCGGAGCTACGAACTGGAGAACGGGCTGGCAGAGCCGCTCGTCATCATCGCCAACGCGACCGGCAGGACCGAGCGCCTGCTCCTCACTGACGGCCACCACCGCGCACTCGCAGCAGACCGGCTGGGGATCGAGGAGATGGACGCGTACGTCATCGTCGTCAAGGCGGCGGGCCCGGTCGAGCTGGGGATGGAACGCACCGCCGAGAATGAGGGGCTGCAGTCGATCGACGACGTGGAGGTGGTCGACTACGCCCGGCACCCGCTCATCGAGACGACGAAGCGCCTCCAGTAG